Proteins encoded within one genomic window of Pygocentrus nattereri isolate fPygNat1 chromosome 9, fPygNat1.pri, whole genome shotgun sequence:
- the LOC119263984 gene encoding uncharacterized protein LOC119263984 isoform X1, translating to MLKLKHVLMELSKKRKELLELSDQSCDIQQEMQKVKAALRPQSLSIEDLSEAEKAVIRFSQFERFNKEIVGLSSGKTEVSKGSTIHRLNPVLENELLRVGGRLCKAAMPEEIKHPIILSKDQHISKLILKHIHEQVGHGGRNQVLSKLREKYWITHANAATRKILSSCGLCRRFKGKLGEQKMADLPVERLTPDLPPFTNVGVDYFGPFEVKRGRSFVKRYGVIFTCMASRAIHLEVAYSLDTDACINAIRRFICRRGQVSHLRSDNGTNFTGAERELKEALAALNHDKIQKVFLQEGIKWSFNAPTASHHGGAWERIIRMVKKILTSLLHQQTLDDEGLHTVLCEVEAIINDRPITKLSEDPNDLEPLTPNHLLTMKRKPVLPPGLFDRTDMYGKRRWRQVQYISDLFWKRWITEYLPLLQERQKWTKKKRNLVPGDIVLVADTTAPRNSWVLGRVFKIYPDKKGLVRSAQVQTKTSLLTRPITKLCLLLEGL from the coding sequence ATGCTGAAATTAAAACATGTCTTAATGGAATTGAGCAAGAAAAGGAAGGAATTGTTGGAATTGTCAGACCAATCCTGTGACATTCAGCAGGAAATGCAAAAGGTCAAAGCTGCATTAAGACCACAAAGCTTGTCCATAGAGGACCTTTCTGAAGCAGAAAAGGCAGTCATTCGTTTTTCTCAGTTTGAAAGGTTTAACAAAGAAATTGTTGGACTGTCCTCAGGAAAAACGGAAGTGTCAAAAGGCAGCACTATCCACCGATTGAACCCGGTCCTGGAAAATGAATTGTTGAGAGTTGGTGGAAGATTGTGTAAGGCAGCAATGCCTGAAGAGATTAAGCATCCCATCATTTTATCCAAAGATCAACATATTTCCAAGCTTATTTTAAAGCATATACATGAACAGGTCGGTCATGGTGGAAGAAACCAGGTTCTGTCCAAATTGCGTGAGAAATATTGGATAACTCATGCCAATGCAGCAACAAGGAAAATTCTATCCAGTTGTGGCTTGTGTAGGAGATTCAAAGGAAAACTGGGTGAACAAAAAATGGCCGATTTGCCTGTTGAAAGGTTGACTCCTGATCTTCCTCCATTTACTAATGTTGGAGTTGATTACTTCGGGCCATTTGAAGTAAAACGAGGACGTTCCTTTGTAAAGCGATATGGTGTTATTTTTACGTGCATGGCTAGTAGAGCCATACATTTAGAAGTGGCCTATTCTTTGGATACAGATGCATGTATTAATGCCATTCGAAGATTCATTTGCAGAAGAGGACAAGTCTCTCATTTGAGATCAGACAATGGAACCAATTTCACTGGTGCAGAAAGGGAATTAAAAGAAGCATTGGCAGCTTTAAACCATGATAAGATTCAGAAAGTCTTTCTGCAGGAAGGAATCAAATGGAGCTTTAATGCACCTACAGCCTCCCATCACGGCGGTGCATGGGAGCGAATCATTAGGATGGTGAAAAAGATTCTTACATCCCTTTTGCACCAGCAGACTTTAGATGATGAGGGGTTACACACAGTTTTATGTGAAGTGGAAGCGATCATTAATGATCGCCCAATCACCAAATTGTCTGAGGATCCAAATGACTTAGAGCCTCTTACCCCCAACCATCTTCTTACTATGAAAAGGAAACCAGTCTTGCCTCCAGGGCTATTTGATAGGACTGACATGTATGGAAAAAGAAGGTGGAGACAAGTGCAGTACATCTCTgaccttttttggaaaaggtGGATTACAGAGTACTTGCCTTTACTACAGgaacgacaaaaatggaccaAGAAGAAACGAAATCTGGTGCCTGGCGATATAGTTCTGGTTGCAGATACCACAGCTCCTCGTAATTCCTGGGTACTTGGCAGGGTATTTAAAATATACCCAGATAAGAAAGGGCTGGTTAGATCAGCACAAGTACAAACCAAAACCAGTCTCTTGACCAGACCAATAACAAAACTTTGCCTTTTACTAGAGGGGTTATGA
- the LOC119263984 gene encoding uncharacterized protein LOC119263984 isoform X2 produces the protein MLSANEFSTGVFKWLSLSKDDTMAQTIDNEARPKYGVLGQIVEIQGRELDPNDGINPDDSISNIKTGVSNKSYSHKESHSSSRSKRSSHSSILFARLQAEAERAALVARAASLKEKHTLEEQVEVLRRKKEQMDLDADLAASTAKLSVLKIYGASSVISDGMESYFEKETKQKAVSITRKSEENPNPSTRQKVNKRLLDIDALISQQEMQDDTESGQRDPLGSESQRHANKIGVAQKPQLREMQYQLSNGESQGHIHEPIIRPRRPQMHEGQSQPTVQENSESATLHLLQRQNDIAELLIQQHNSHLLPPRDVPIFEGDPLQYRTFIKAFEYCVEEKTSSKGDCLYFLERYTRGQPRALVRSCQHMAPERG, from the exons ATGCTGAGTGCAAATGAGTTCTCTACTGGGGTGTTTAAATGGCTGTCACTTTCAAAAGATGATACAATGGCTCAAACTATTGACAACGAAGCACGTCCAAAATATGGTGTGTTGGGTCAAATCGTTGAAATTCAGGGTAGAGAGCTTGATCCAAATGATGGTATAAATCCTGATGACAGCATTTCTAATATTAAAaccggtgtttctaataagagCTATAGCCACAAAGAGAGCCATTCCAGTTCTAGATCTAAACGGTCTAGCCACTCTTCTATTTTGTTTGCACGCCTCCAAGCTGAGGCAGAGAGAGCAGCACTGGTAGCTCGTGCTGCATCCTTAAAAGAAAAGCACACTTTGGAGGAGCAAGTAGAGGTGCTAAGGAGGAAAAAGGAACAAATGGATCTTGATGCGGACTTGGCTGCTTCCACTGCTAAACTGTCAGTGTTAAAGATTTATGGAGCATCAAGTGTCATCTCAGATGGAATGGAGTcctattttgaaaaagaaaccaAACAAAAGGCAGTCTCCATAACAAGAAAATCAGAGGAAAATCCAAATCCATCTACAAGACAAAAGGTTAACAAAAGGCTTCTTGATATTGATGCATTGATTTCACAACAAGAAATGCAAGATGACACTGAAAGTGGTCAGAGAGATCCTCTTGGAAGTGAGTCACAAAGACATGCCAATAAAATAGGTGTTGCACAGAAGCCACAGTTGCGAGAAATGCAGTACCAATTATCAAACGGAGAATCTCAAGGCCATATCCATGAACCAATCATACGACCAAGGAGACCACAAATGCATGAAGGACAATCACAACCAACTGTTCAGGAAAACAGTGAGAGTGCTACTTTACACTTACTTCAAAGACAAAATGACATAGCAGAATTGCTAATACAACAGCACAATTCACATCTGCTTCCTCCAAGAGATGTTCCAATCTTTGAAGGTGATCCTCTGCAATACAGAACATTTATTAAAGCCTTTGAATATTGTGTGGAGGAAAAAACAAGTAGCAAAGGGGATTGTCTGTACTTTCTGGAAAGGTACACTAGAGGACAGCCACGTGCATTAGTTCGCAGCTGCCAGCATATGGCTCCTGAAAGAG GCTAA